Proteins encoded in a region of the Capricornis sumatraensis isolate serow.1 chromosome 12, serow.2, whole genome shotgun sequence genome:
- the SLC25A15 gene encoding mitochondrial ornithine transporter 1, giving the protein MKSNPAIQAAIDLTAGAAGGTACVLTGQPFDTMKVKMQTFPDLYRGLTDCCLKTYSQVGLRGFYKGTSPALIANIAENSVLFMCYGFCQQVVRKVVGLDRQAKLSDLQNAAAGSFASAFAALVLCPTELVKCRLQTMYEMETSGKIAKSQNTVWSVVKTVFRKDGPLGFYHGLSSTLLREVPGYFLFFGGYELSRSFFASGRSKDELGPVPLMLSGGFGGICLWLAVYPVDCIKSRIQVLSMSGKQAGFIGTFISIVKNEGVPALYSGLKPTLIRAFPANGALFLAYEYSRKLMMNQFEAY; this is encoded by the exons ATGAAATCCAACCCTGCCATCCAAGCTGCCATTGACCTTACGGCTGGGGCCGCAG GGGGCACCGCGTGTGTCCTGACCGGGCAGCCCTTCGACACCATGAAGGTGAAGATGCAGACGTTCCCCGACCTGTACCGGGGCCTCACCGATTGCTGCCTCAAGACCTACTCCCAGGTGGGCTTGCGGGGCTTCTACAAGGGCACCAGCCCGGCGCTCATCGCCAACATCGCTGAGAACTCCGTGCTCTTCATGTGCTACGGCTTCTGCCAGCAGGTGGTGCGGAAGGTGGTTGGACTGGACCGGCAGGCCAAGCTGAG TGACCTGCAGAATGCAGCTGCCGGCTCCTTCGCCTCTGCCTTTGCTGCCCTGGTCCTCTGCCCCACGGAGCTGGTGAAGTGCCGGCTGCAGACCATGTACGAGATGGAGACGTCGGGAAAGATAGCCAAAAGCCAGAA CACAGTCTGGTCTGTCGTGAAGACTGTCTTTAGGAAGGACGGCCCCTTGGGCTTCTACCATGGACTCTCAAGTACTTTACTTCGAGAAGTACCAGGCTACTTCTTGTTTTTTGGTGGCTATGAACTGAGCCGGTCATTTTTTGCCTCGGGGAGATCGAAAGACGAATTAG gcCCTGTCCCTTTGATGTTAAGTGGTGGATTTGGTGGAATCTGCCTGTGGCTTGCTGTTTACCCAGTGGATTGTATCAAATCCAGGATTCAAGTTCTTTCTATGTCTGGAAAACAGGCGGGATTTATCGGAACCTTTATAAGCATCGTGAAAAATGAAG GAGTACCGGCCTTATATTCTGGACTGAAACCTACCTTGATTCGTGCGTTCCCTGCCAATGGGGCCCTCTTCTTGGCCTATGAATACAGCAGGAAGTTGATGATGAACCAGTTCGAAGCATACTGA